In Bacillota bacterium, the genomic stretch GCGAAGACATAGCCGTCCGGCTCTCTGAGCCCTTGACCGACCTGATGAGCACTCCCGCGGTCCACTCCGGCCCGCAGCAGGGCGGCCCCACGGCTGCCTCCCCAAAAGCCTCCCCAGATGCCTCCCCGGACGCCTCCCTAACCCGGACTGGCTGGCGCGCCATACTCGTAGACACCTCTGACCTCACGCTGACAGTGCTCGAAGACGGCCGTCCGATCCATCAGTTCAGGGTAGGTGTGGGGGCACCCTCCACTCCGACTCCTCTCGGCCAGTACAGGATCATCGGCAAGGCGGCCTGGGCAGGAGGGTTCGGCTCGAGGTGGATGGGGCTGAATGTGCCGTGGGGGAAGTTCGGGATTCACGGCACCAACAAGCCGTGGACAGTGGGGCGCAGGAAGTCCAGCGGATGTGTGCGCATGTTCAACAGAGACGTGGAGAAGCTCTATGCTCTCGTGGACGTGGGGACTCCAGTCGTGATCATCGGGGGAATGCTCAGGTATCTGGGCTCCCGGCGGCAGACCATCAGGCCAGGCGTGAAGGCAGGCCATGTCATTGAAGTCCAGAAGTGCCTCATCGAGCTGGGCTACATCTCCGGCCCGCCGGACGGGGTGTACGGCCCGGGAACCGAAAAGGCCATTATGCGGCTGCAGAAGGACCGCGGCCTCCCGGTGACCGGGATCGTGGACGGGCCGACATATGACGCACTCGGGCTCTATGCGTTCGAATAGCCCGAGCGGCCGACAGCGCCATTCCTCGCGACGCGCAGCCGGCCGCTCTTTCCCGTTGGTGCAGGAGCTCCCCCGGCCAACTCTGCATGTCCCCCGAGCAGCTTACAGCTCCAGGCCGGGACCTGTGCCTGTTAAACTGCCACCACAGACTTGACTTCGGGAACTTCCTGCTTGAGGACGCGCTCTATTCCATTCTTCAGCGTCATGACGGACATCGGGCACCCCGCACATGCTCCCCGGAGTTTGACCCGGACCACCCCGTCCTCGACCCCTACAAGCTCCACGTCCCCGCCATCAGCCTGCAGAGACCGCCTGATCTTATCGAGTGCAGCGGCTACCTTCTCTTTCACTTCACTACCTCCTCCCGACTACCTCTCAATAGTATCACATACCCAGATTCCTCAGGCGCGTTTTCTCATCAATAGGCTTGCGAGTGACAGGATCTAGTGCGACGCACGCCCCGTTGACGATGTCCGTCACGACCCCCCCGGCAGCAAGGGGATTCCCTGCAAGGTGGGGCGCATCGAGCAGGCCGGCCCGGATCGCCCCGGCGATCACGCCCGGGTCAGCCAGCGGATCGTCTGACGTGCCTTCTCCAAGCCTTCGAATGGCGTCCAGCAGGACCCCGGCTTCCTTCACCAACTCGTCCCTGCGGGCAATGACCCGCGGATCCCTGCTCACATCGGGCAATCCCCCAAGGCAGTTTCGGATCACGCCCCTTGCGATCTTGCAGCTCTCGATCACTTCCTCCGGCCTCGCGGCGTGGTCCGCCTCGGGGAAGCCCACAACGTGCACGATGTCCGGCGAGAGACTCATCTGGAGGTGAGTCGACGACGCGAGCTGGCCTTTCGCCACGCCCATGTCCACGGACAGGCTCGCCAGCCCCGCGCGCACCTCCCGGTAGGAGGTGAACGTCTCGTCGTGGAGGCTCTCGATGAGTTGGATCTTGGCGAGCATCTTCCCGAGGTCCATCACGTAGGACGTGCCGACGGGGTTGTTGAACATGTACTGTGCCACGTAGTGGCGGACTCCCCGCACCTTTGCGTTGTATGCCGCGACGAACGCCATGACCACCGCCACAACATCGTGCGCGCCCCTCAAGCTCCAGTGATGCGACTCGTTCACCTCGACTGGGATTCCACGGCTCGCATACCACTGGACCACTGACATGTTCTCTTCCATTGCCTCTTGCGGGGTCCGTCCGGACCTCCCGTCGAGCTGACTGTACCAGCACAGCGGGATTGCCGCCCATGCGTTTCGTATGACCCGGACTGACATCTCCGCCCACTTCATGAGGTCTCTCGTCCCGCTGTAGCATCTGACCAGCGGGTAGTTGCCGGTGCGTGAC encodes the following:
- a CDS encoding peptidoglycan-binding protein, encoding MRRQWPTRLALLICFGLGFAIVFSYGLRQAQPPGSQAPVQAPSGTPDVPSQLAQATGDQASVKMSGGAPFQASRDLCSCGDLHMLWLTDPRTIGEQVVDLQEGLAMAGYFESQIDGVFGPATDAAVRRFQAAQGMKVNGIVDLAVWMALGRVCEDIAVRLSEPLTDLMSTPAVHSGPQQGGPTAASPKASPDASPDASLTRTGWRAILVDTSDLTLTVLEDGRPIHQFRVGVGAPSTPTPLGQYRIIGKAAWAGGFGSRWMGLNVPWGKFGIHGTNKPWTVGRRKSSGCVRMFNRDVEKLYALVDVGTPVVIIGGMLRYLGSRRQTIRPGVKAGHVIEVQKCLIELGYISGPPDGVYGPGTEKAIMRLQKDRGLPVTGIVDGPTYDALGLYAFE
- a CDS encoding NifU family protein, yielding MKEKVAAALDKIRRSLQADGGDVELVGVEDGVVRVKLRGACAGCPMSVMTLKNGIERVLKQEVPEVKSVVAV
- a CDS encoding cobalamin B12-binding domain-containing protein, which encodes MSERARPLIIGAAVGNCVHIAGLLNFLRLAEAAGYEVHSMGPAVPVAKLVGAAVEANADIIAVSYRLTPEVAANLIDELRCEAERAGIAGRRFIFGGTPPVASVARATGFFDAVFSGEESVPEIMAYLRGEARQGEEPTYAGDLVSRITASRPHPLIRHHFGLPSLSDTIEGARRIAESRTVDVISVGPDQNAQESFFRPSEMLGEQDGAGGVPVRTEEDLAAIYKASRTGNYPLVRCYSGTRDLMKWAEMSVRVIRNAWAAIPLCWYSQLDGRSGRTPQEAMEENMSVVQWYASRGIPVEVNESHHWSLRGAHDVVAVVMAFVAAYNAKVRGVRHYVAQYMFNNPVGTSYVMDLGKMLAKIQLIESLHDETFTSYREVRAGLASLSVDMGVAKGQLASSTHLQMSLSPDIVHVVGFPEADHAARPEEVIESCKIARGVIRNCLGGLPDVSRDPRVIARRDELVKEAGVLLDAIRRLGEGTSDDPLADPGVIAGAIRAGLLDAPHLAGNPLAAGGVVTDIVNGACVALDPVTRKPIDEKTRLRNLGM